A genome region from Dolichospermum compactum NIES-806 includes the following:
- the yidC gene encoding membrane protein insertase YidC: MDFGIGFLSNNVMLPIIDLFYGFVPSYGLAIVALTLIIRFALYPLSAGSIRSMRRMKVVQPLMQKRMAEIKERYKDDQQKQQEEMLKVQNEFGNPLAGCLPLLLQMPVLLALFATLRGSPFSGVNYSVNLQIFPEEQIERIQPQAFATSPQNIYIADGEHTPISAILPGGNKLTVGEKTKIQYQTVEGKPFDSLLVEHPETKLTPEWKITKGEERVKIDAEGNIEALEPGDVTIQGTIPGLAADKGFLFIDALGRVGAIDADNTIHWDIVGMIVFFGISLYVSQMLSGQNSSGGNPQQDTVNKITPVIFSGMFLFFPLPAGVLMYMVIGNVFQTVQTYILSREPLPEEIQKIVDSQEKEAQTIEVKALPFEPKSSKKKATG; the protein is encoded by the coding sequence ATGGATTTTGGTATCGGGTTTCTCTCGAACAACGTGATGTTGCCAATCATAGACCTTTTCTATGGTTTTGTCCCTAGCTATGGGTTGGCGATAGTAGCATTAACATTGATTATCCGCTTTGCACTCTATCCCCTGAGTGCCGGCTCTATCCGTAGTATGCGACGGATGAAAGTTGTGCAGCCTCTAATGCAAAAGCGCATGGCAGAAATCAAAGAACGCTATAAAGACGATCAGCAAAAGCAACAAGAGGAAATGCTCAAGGTCCAAAATGAATTTGGTAATCCTTTAGCAGGATGTCTCCCTCTACTTTTGCAGATGCCAGTATTACTAGCACTGTTTGCCACTTTGCGGGGTTCGCCTTTTTCCGGCGTTAACTATTCCGTTAACCTGCAAATCTTCCCTGAAGAACAAATTGAGCGCATTCAACCTCAAGCCTTTGCCACTTCTCCGCAAAATATTTATATTGCTGATGGAGAACATACTCCCATTTCTGCCATCTTACCAGGCGGTAATAAGTTAACAGTGGGAGAAAAGACTAAGATTCAATATCAAACAGTGGAAGGTAAACCATTTGATTCGCTCTTAGTAGAACACCCTGAAACTAAATTGACACCTGAATGGAAAATCACTAAAGGTGAAGAAAGGGTTAAAATTGATGCCGAAGGCAATATAGAGGCTCTAGAACCCGGAGACGTGACCATTCAAGGCACTATTCCCGGACTAGCAGCAGATAAAGGATTTCTCTTTATTGATGCTTTGGGTCGAGTTGGAGCTATTGATGCTGATAACACAATCCACTGGGATATTGTGGGGATGATTGTCTTCTTTGGTATCAGCCTTTATGTGAGCCAAATGCTGTCTGGACAAAATTCCAGCGGTGGCAACCCTCAACAAGATACAGTCAATAAAATTACCCCTGTCATCTTTTCTGGGATGTTCCTATTCTTTCCCCTACCGGCTGGGGTACTTATGTATATGGTAATTGGTAACGTTTTCCAAACCGTCCAAACCTATATTCTCTCCCGTGAACCTCTACCAGAAGAAATTCAGAAAATCGTAGATTCACAAGAGAAAGAAGCCCAAACCATCGAAGTAAAAGCGTTGCCATTTGAACCCAAAAGTTCTAAGAAAAAGGCTACCGGTTGA
- a CDS encoding PH domain-containing protein produces the protein MGIREEVYYEGGPHIGDLIFNLLIGLTVVGIPLAVGAIVRAVWLRFRITDRRICVTGGWMGRDRYDVIYSEVVKVVKVPRAIGLWGDMAVTLKNGTLIEMRAVPNFREVYDYINEKIAAKNPQYSNPK, from the coding sequence ATGGGTATTCGTGAAGAAGTTTATTATGAGGGTGGTCCCCACATTGGGGATTTGATTTTTAACCTGCTCATTGGGCTAACAGTAGTAGGTATACCCTTAGCTGTGGGAGCAATAGTCAGGGCAGTGTGGCTACGCTTCCGCATCACAGATCGAAGGATATGTGTAACTGGTGGTTGGATGGGACGCGATCGCTATGATGTAATTTATTCAGAAGTAGTGAAAGTTGTCAAAGTTCCCCGTGCCATCGGACTATGGGGAGATATGGCAGTCACCCTCAAAAATGGTACTCTCATCGAAATGCGGGCTGTTCCCAATTTTCGGGAAGTCTACGACTACATTAATGAAAAAATTGCTGCTAAAAATCCCCAATATAGCAATCCTAAATGA